CCGCGAAGGTTCGCTGGGCGCTGAAGTCGCCCGGCAGCTTCTCATACGCGCCCTCCACGTTCAGTTCCCAGGAGCCGCGCCGGTCGGCCCACTCGGTCGCCAGAATGCGCAGGAACTGGTCGCGGTGGGCGGGGTCGAGGACCGGGGCGATCACCTCGACGCGGCGGTCGAGGTTGCGGCTCATCCAGTCGGCGCTGCCGAAGTAGACCTCGGGATTTCCGGCGCCCGCGAAGGCGAAGATGCGGGCGTGCTCCAAGAAGCGCCCCAGCAGGCTGCGCACCCGGATATTTTCCGAGAGGCCGGGCACGCCGGGGCGCAGGCAGCACACCCCCCGGACGATCAGCTCGACGCGCACGCCCGCCGCCGAGGCCCGGTACAGCGCCTCGATCATGCCAGGGTCGGTGAGCGAATTGACCTTGACCCGCACCCAGGCGTCGTGCCCGGCGCCCGCGTGGGCGATCTCGCGGTCGATCAGGGCCACCAGGCCGGAACGGGCGGTGTCCGGCGCGACGAGGAGGTGGGCGTAGGTGGCCTCCGCGTACCCGGTGAGGTGGTTGAACAGTTCCGACACGTCAGCCCCCAGGCCCGCGTGGGCCGTGAGCAGGCTGAGGTCGGTGTACAGCCGGGCGGTCTTGGGGTTGTAGTTCCCGGTGCCGATGTGGACGTAGCGGCGCAGGCCGCCCTCCTCCCGGCGCACGACCAGTGTGACCTTGCCGTGGGTCTTGAGTCCGGCCACCCCGTAGACCACGTGTGCCCCCGCCCGCTCCAGCTTCCTGGCCCACGAGATATTGCGCTGCTCGTCGAAGCGGGCCTTGAGTTCGATCAGGGCGACGACCTGCTTGCCGTTCTCGGCCGCCTTGCGCAGCGCCCCCAGCAGCCGGGGGTCGTCCCCGGTGCGGTAGAGGGTCTGCTTGATCGCCAGCACCTGCGGGTCGGCGGCGGCCTCCTCCAGGAAGGCCAGCACCCCCTCGAAGCCGTCGTAGGGGTGGTGCAGCAGCACGTCGCCCCGCCCCAGCGCCTCGAAGACCTCCCCCTCCTCCTCGTCTCCGAGGTCGGGCACGGCGGGCACGTGGGGCGGAAAGGCGAGGTCGGGGCGGTCCACCGGCAGGCCCATCAGGTCGGCGGTGCCCAGCGGCCCCTCCAGCCGGAAGATGTCCTCGGGGGCCAGCCGCAGCCGCTCTTGCAAGAAGGTGATCAGGGGGGCGGGCATCCCCTGCCCCACCTCCAGCCGCACCGCCGAGCCGAAGCGCCGCCGCCGCAACCCGTCCTCGATGGTGGCGAGCAGGTCCTCGGCTTCCTCCTCCTCGAACTCGTAGTCGGTGTTGCGGGTGACCCGAAAGGGGTGCGCGGCGAGCACCGTGCGGCCCTTGAACAGCTCGCCGAGGTGCGCGGCGATCACGTCCTCCAGCAGCACGAGGCGGCCTTCGACCGCCACCACGCGCGGCAGCACGCCCACCGGCACCTTGACCCGCGCGAAGTCGGGGTCCTCGCCTTCCCCCGCGTCCAGCAGCACGGCGAGGTTGAGGCTGAGGTTGCTGAGGTATGGAAAGGGGTGGCTGGGGTCCACCACCAGGGGCGTCAGCACCGGCTGAATCTCGGCGAGGTAGCGCCCCCGCAGGGTCGCCCGCGCCCGCTTGCCCAGGTCCGCGATGCGCGAGAAGCGCACCCCCTCGCGGGCGAGGTCGTCGAGGGTTCGCCGGGCCGCCTGCTCGATCTGGCGCAGCATGTCGTGGGTCCGCTCGCGCACGAGATCCAGCGTCTGCCGGGGCAGCAGCCCGTCGGGGCCAGGGGTCTGCACCCCCGCCGCGATCTGGCGGTGCACCCCCGCCACGCGCACCATGAAGAACTCGTCGAGGTTGCTGCCGCAGATCGCCGCGTACCGCAGCCGCTCCAGCGGTGGATTGCGCTCGTCCCGCGCCTCGGCCAGCACCCGCGCGTTGAAGGCCAGCCACGACAACTCGCGGTTGAGAAAGGCGCTCTCCGGGTTGGCGACCGTGCTGAAGGTCCGCCCGGCCTCCTCCGTCTCCCGGCGGGCGGGGCGGCGGCGGGCGCGGGGCGGGGCGGGGTCAGCGGGGACGGGGCGAGAAGCGGACACAGCGGGCAACCTCGGGCGGGTGGGAAGCGGGAGAAAGCGGACGACCCGGCGCGGGGCCGGGTCACCATTGTCTCAGATGGGAGGCGGAATTGGCGCCCAGGCGTGCTTAGACCGCGTTTACGCCCGCTTGAACAGCAGCGCCGCGTTCTGCCCGCCGAAGGCGAAGGAGTTGCTCAGCGCGTACTCGACCTTCTGTTCCCGCGCCCCTTCCGGGATGTAATCGAGGTCGAGCAGGGGGTCGGGGTCGGTCAGGTTGAGGGTGGGCGGCAGGATGCCGTCGTACAGCGCCTGCGCCACCGCGATGGCCTCCACCGCGCCCGCCGCGCCCAACAGGTGCCCGGTCATGGACTTGGTAGAACTGACGGCCAGCTCGTGGGAGTGGGCGCCGAAGACATGCTTGATCCCCTGCGTCTCGTGCAGGTCATTGAAGTGAGTGCTGGTGCCGTGCGCGTTGATGTACCCCACCTGCTCGGGGTTCACGCCCGCCGTCGCCAGCGCCATCCGCATGGCGACCTGGGCGCCGCGTCCCTCGGGGGCCGGGAGGGTGATGTGGTGCGCGTCGGCGCTGGTGCCGTAGCCCACGATCTCGGCGTAGATGGTCGCGCCCCGCGCCTTGGCCTTCTCGTAGTCCTCCAGCACGACCACGCCCGCGCCCTCGCCCAGCACGAAGCCGTCGCGGGAGGCGGAAAAGGGACGGCTGGCCTCCTGCGGGGCGTCGTTGCGGGTCGAGAGGGCCTTCATGTTGGAAAAGCCGCCGACCGCGATGGGCGTGACGGCCGCCTCGGTGCCGCCCGCGAGCATCACGTCCGCGAGCCCGAGCTGGATATAGCGGGCCGCGTCGCCCACCGACCCCGTGCCGGTCGCGCAGGCGGTGACCACCGTGCTGCTGGGGCCGGTCGCGCCGTAGCGCATGGCGACGTGCCCGGTCGCCATATTGGCGATCATCATCGGGATGAACATCGGGCTGATGCGCCCCGGCCCGCGCGTCCGCAAGACATTGGCCTGCTCCTCGAAGGTCTTGACCCCGCCGATGCCCGAACCGATCACGGCGCCCGTGCGCTCGCCACGCAGCTCCTCTTCAGAAAGCCCGCTGTCGCGCACGGCGAGTTCGGCTGCCGCGAGCGCGAGCTGCACGTAGCGGTCAAGCTTGCGGGCCTCGCGGGGGTCCACGAAGGCGGAAAGGTCGTCCTTGACCTCGCCCGCGATCTTGCTGGCCACGTCCGCGGGGTCAAAGTGGGTGATGGGGCCGATGCCGCTTTTGCCCGCCCGCTGCGCCTCGGCGAAGGCCTGCGCCCCCGTCCCGATGGGTGTCACGGGGCCGAGCCCGGTGACTGCCACGCGCCTGAGTCCTGTCACGCTCATGCTGCCTCCTCTCCCCTGGGGGTCAAGGGAGGAGCCGGGCAGGGCCACGGTTTCCCGCAACCTCCCCCGGCCCCCGGTGTCTTGAAGGGTTACTGCTGAGAGCCGATGTAATCCACGGCCGCCTGCACCGTGCGGATCTTCTCGGCGTCCTCGTCGCTGATGGAGATGCCAAAGCGGTCTTCCAGCCCCATGATCAGCTCGACCGTTTCCAGGCTGTCGGCGCCGAGATCCTCGACGAACCGGGCTTCGGGGGTCACCTTGTCCGCGTCCACGCCGAGTTTCTCGACGATCACGTCCTTCACGTCTTCAAATGTCGCCATGCTCTGTTCCTCCTTGAACCTGAAGTCTCGCGCCAGTGTACACGCGCCGCCCAGGGCTGCCACCGAGACTAAACAGGGTTCAGAAATACAAAACCCCCGGTTTGCTGGGGGGTGCCCAGCGCGGCGCGAGTGGCATGGAGGGACGAGAGGGCTTCCTTCAGGGCTTGAATCAGGTGCGCCAGAGCGGTGATCAGGCCCGCGAGCGCACCGAGGATCGTGACGATCTCAGCAGCTTTGACAGGCCTTGTTTTCCGCTTCCCGCGTGTGGTAGGACGCTGCCTGCGTGACAGACGCATAGCACCCACCCCCTTTCCGCACCCGGAGTGGCCGCTCCGGGCACTTTCGTGTCGAATACGGCCCCGCTCGCTTGTTCCCCTGTCATGCAGCCCGTCCGTGCTGGACAGCGCGAGTTGACCTCAGTGCGGGTACAGTCCCCCGTCCACCCCGATGACCTGCCCCGTGACATACCCGGCGGCGTCCGAGGCGAGAAAGGCGACGAGGGCGGCCACTTCTTCCGGCTGACCGAAGCGGCCCAGGGGAATGCCGCCCAGGTACGTCTTTTGCACGTCTTCCGGTAATTGCGCCGTCATGTCCGACTCAATGAAGCCCGGCGCGACGGCATTCACGGTGATGCCGCGTCCGCCGTATTCCTTGGCGAGCGCCTTGGTCAGCCCGATCAGGCCCGCCTTGCTGGCGACGTAGTTGGCCTGGCCGGGGTTGCCCATCAGCCCGACGACGGAGGCAATGTTGATGATTCGCCCGGCCCGCGCCCGCATCATGTGCTTGATGGCGGCGCGGCTGGCGGCAAAGGCGCTGCCCAGGTTGGTGTCCAGCACGGCCTGCCAGTCCTCGTCCTTCATGCGGATGGCGAGGGTGTCGCGGGTGATGCCCGCGTTGTTGACGAGCACGTCGAGGCGGCCCATCGCCCCGATCACGTCTTCGACGAGGGCTCCGGCGTGGGCAGGCGTGGAGAGGTCGGCGCCGAAGACCTGCGCGGGCACGCCGAGGCCGCGAATCTCGTCGGCGACCCTCTCGGCTTCTGCCTGGTTGCGGCCGTAGTGGACGGCCACGCCGAAGCCCGCGCGGGCGAGCGAGAGGGCCATCGCGCGGCCCAAGCCCCGGCTGGAGCCGGTCACGAGCGCGATTTTATGGGCTTGGAGTTCAGATTGGGTCATGGAAGTCCTTGCAGGAAAGCGGCCAGCCGCCAGCGTCCGGCGGCCAGCCGGGAAGATTCAAAGCTGGGGGCTAAGCGCTGGAAGCTGAAAGCCGCGCACCTGCTCGGCGGTGCCGACGTTCAGGGTCCGGGCGTCCGGCAGGATGCGCTTCACCAGCCCGGTGAGGACCGTGCCGGGGCCGAACTCCACGAAGACCTCGGTCCCAGCGTCGGCCAGCGCCCGAATCGTCTCGACCCAGCGCACGCTCCCGGTGATCTGGCGGGCGAGGAGGTCGGGGAGGGCGGCAGGATCGGTGTTCGCCCCGGCGGTCACGTTGGCGTACACCGGGAAGGCGAGCGGCCCGAAGGCGGTGGCGTGCAGGCCCGGCGTCAGCCCCTCCCGCGCCGGGGCCATCAAGTCGCAGTGGAAGGGCGCACTGACCTTGAGGGGAATGGCCTTGAGGCCCCGCGTCTTCAGCTCGGCGGCAGCGGCGTCCACGGCAGCCTTCTCGCCGGAAATCACCGTCTGGGTGGGCGCATTGTAGTTGGCGGGCTGGACGATACCGGGCATGGCCGCGCAGACCTCGCGCACCACCTCCGGGTCGCCCATCACGGCGCTCATGGCCCCGGCGCCCACGGGTACGGCCGCCTGCATCAGCTCGCCCCGCTGGCGGGTCAGGCGCAGGGCGTCCGCGAGGCCCAGCGTTCTGGCCGCCACCAGCGCCGAGTACTCGCCCAGCGAGTGCCCCGCCGCGAAAGCCGGAGTCAGCCCCGTCTGCGCCTGCCACACCCGGAAAGCCGCCACGGACGCCGCGACGAGGGCGGGCTGCTGGTTGGCGGTCAGGGTGAGGTTTTCGAGCGGCCCCGTCTCGATCAGGCCGCGCAGGCCGGGCAGGGTCGCCTCGGCCTCGGCGTAGACGGCCCCGGCTTCGGGAAAGGCGGCGGCGAGGTCCGCGCCCATACCGACCGCGTGCGAGCCCTGTCCCGGAAAGAGAGCCGCGATCTTCATGCGGACACCTCGGCGGGGGCGGCGGCGCGGGCTTGCAGGCTGGGCGCCCCGGCCCACCAGCGCATCGTCCCGGCAGCCCAGCTCAGTCCGCCCCCGAAGGCGACGAGGAGGAGCTGCTGGCCGTCCTGAATGCGCCCGTCATCCAGCGCCTCGCGCAGGGCCAGCGGCACGGTCGCGCTCGACGTGTTGCCGTAGCGGTCCACGTTCACGACCGTCCTCGACATGGGTACCCCGAAGCGCTCGTTGGCGGCCTCGATGATACGGATGTTGGCCTGGTGCGGAATCACCCAGTCCACGTCGCTGCTCTTCAGGCCCGTCTTGGCGAGCACCTCGTTGCCGCTGTCGCCCAGCACGCGCACGGCGAACTTGAAGACCTCGCGGCCGTTCATGCCGACGCCGGGGGCCATTTCAAAGCCGCCGGGCAGACGGGGCGCGGCGCAGCGCAGGTAGAGGCTCGATCCCCCGGCTCCGTCGGCCCCCAGCACGAATTGCTGAAAGCCGTAGCCCACAGGCACCGGCCCCACGACCGCCGCGCCCGCCCCGTCCCCAAAAAGGATGGCGGTGTTGCGGTCGTCCTGGTCCACGATCTTGGAGAGGGCCTCGGCGCCGACCACGAGCACCCGCCGCGCCGTTCCCGCCAGGATCAGCCCCTGCGCCACGCTCAGGCCGTACACGAAGCCGCTGCACGCCGTCGAGAGGTCGAAGGCGGCGGCCCCGGTCAGGCCCACCTGCATGGCGATCAATGCCGCTGTGGAGGGCATCAGCGCGTCGGGGCTGACGGTCGCGCAGATCACGGCGTCCACCTCGCGCAGGGCGTCGGGGTCACGCGAGAGCAGGTCCCGTACGGCGGCTACCCCCACGTCGGAGGTGAACTCGTCCTCGGCCGCGAACCGGCGCTCGCGGATGCCGGTGCGGCTCTCGATCCACTCGGCGTTGGTGTCCAGCCGCGCCTCGAAGTCGGCGTTGCTGACCACCTGCGCGGGGGCGTAGGCGCCCAGCGCCGTGATGCCCAGGCTGGGGCGGTGGGGATTGGCCCCGGAATTGGTCGTCATGGGCCGACGCTAGCATTCTTTGAACAGCCGTTCAATGAATCGAGTTCAGTGTTGAGGCTGGGGGTAAAGGCGAGGGGCACGCCCCTGTGGACGTGCCCCCCCGCGAGAGTGGTGTTACTCTGACTTCTCGGCCTGGTCCTCGGCCGCGCCGGTCCCGTCCTGCTGGACCGCGCCTTCCTCGGTGCCGCCCTCGCCGTCGGTCTGGGTGCCCTCGGTCGCCTCAGGGTTGCTCTCGGCCTGGGCCGACTCGCCCGCCGTCAGTCCGGCGAGCGCCTGCTGGAGACCGCGCTCGCGCACCATGCTGATGTAGTAGGCGTTCAGGCCGTTCGGCCCGAGCTGGCTCTGAAGCTGCTGGGGGGTGAGGTTGTTGGCCTGCGCCAGCGCGGTCATGGTCTGGCTGAACTCGGCATCGCTGACCTGCACGTTCAGGTCCTCGGCGAGGCGCTCCAGGGCCAGGTCGCGGCGCACACGGCTCTCGGCGTTCTTGGCGAGGTCCGCCATGAACTCGTCGAGCTTGCCCTGCTCCTGCATGAAGGTCTCGTACTCGCCCCACTTCACGCCCTGGCGGCCGAGGTCGTCCTTGATCTCTTCCAGCATCGCGTCGCGGCGGCGGTCGAGCAGCGCCTGGGGAATCTCAGCCTGCATCCCGGAGACGAGGTGCTCAATGAACTCCTCGCGGCGGGCGGCGTCGCCCTCCTGGCGGGCGCGGCGCTCCAGCTCGCCCTTCAGGTCGGTGCGCAGGCGGTCGAGCGACTCGAAGTTCAGCGACTTGGCGAACTCGTCGCCCAGCTCCTGAAGCTGCTTGGTCTGCACGCCCTGCACCCGCACGCGGACGGTGTGCTCGGGGTGCTCGTGGTCACCGTGTTGGTGGGCGGGCACAGTGATCTCGACCTCGTCGCCGACGTTCTTGCCGATCAATGCGTCGCGCACGTGCGGCTCGGCCACGTCGAGGTAGACGGGGTAGGACCCGCCCTCGCCCTCGCCGAGTTCCTCGATGGTGACTTGGTCGGTCGCCTCGATGGGGCGCTCCACGGTCTGGAAGGTCGCGTTGCGCTCCTGCAGGTCGGAGAGGGTGCGCTCCAGCACCTCGTCGGTGATCTCGGGGGCCGCCGCCGTGAGCTGCGCCGAGCGCCAGTCACCCAGCGTGACGTCGGGGTACGTTTCCCCGCGCACCGTGAAGGTGAAGCTCTGGCCGCTCTGGAGGGCGCCGGGGTCGATCTGCGCGTCGACGAGGTTGAGCTTCAGCTCGCGGGCGGCCTGCGGGTAGTGGGCCTGCAGCAGACGGTCGCGCACTTCCTGCTCGACGTAGCCCTTGCCCACGCGGCCTTCGAGCACCTTGCGGGGCGCCTTGCCGGGACGGAAGCCGGGCACGCGCACGTCGCGCGCGAGGCCCGCCCACACCTGTTCGTAGGCGCGGTTGACCTCGGCGGCGGGCACCGCCACCTGAAACTGCACCTTGTTGCCTTCCTTGCTGATCAGCTCTGCCATAGCTCTCCTCTGTTTGGCCACCTCGCTCCCGGCTCCGCGCGGGCTGACCCGCGTGTGCCCTGGAGGGGGCGGCTCCATCCTCGTGTGTGCCTGCGTCCGCTCCGCGTTCCGCTGAAACTGGGACGCGGCGGCGGGCACGCGACATGCCGCCGCGCATCATAGAGCCTCGCGCACCTTTCGCGCGAGGGGAGCCGACCGCCAGCGCCAGGGGGCCAGGCCAAAGCGAAATCCCCCGCCAAGGCAGGGGAACTCACCTGTTGGTGCGAGGAAAGGGACTTGAACCCTCACTCCCTACGGGAACCAGATCCTAAGTCTGGTGCGTCTACCAGTTCCGCCATCCCCGCACGCACGTTAAAAAAGGCCCCGAACCTCGCCACTGGGCAGGGTCCGGGGGAAAGTGGGGTGGATTATGGGATTTGAACCCACGGCCTCCGCTTCCACAGAGCGGCGCTCTAACCAACTGAGCTAAACCCACCGCACGCGCCGCTTTCGCAGGCCCACACATCTTAGACGGGCCAGGCCGGGGTGTCAATCTGGGCGTGCCCCACCCTCCCCACGCGCTAGCCTGTTGCCCACCTATGAACTTCACCCTGCCCGAGGACCTGCGGGACATGCAGGCGGCCGTGCGCGACTTCATGCTGGAGGTGGTCGAGCCGCGTGCCCGCGAGATCGAGGACACCAACCGCGTCCCGCCCGAGCTGATGCGCGGGGCCGCCGAGCTGGGGCTGTTCGGCCTGAGTATCCCTGAGGAATACGGCGGGGTCGGCCTGGGTGCCCTGGGCCGCTGCGCCGTGTACGAGGCGATGGGGCAAGGGCACATGGGCTTCGGCGGGGTGATCAGCGCCCACGCGAGCATCGGCACAAGCGGGCTGGTCCGGCTGGGCACCGAGGAGCAGAAACGGCGCTTCCTGCCGCGCATGGCGAGCGGCGAGTGCATCGCGGGATTCGCCATCACCGAACCGTCGAGCGGGTCGGACGCCGCCAATATCCGCACACGGGCCGAGCGGCGGGGCGACGTATACGTGCTGAACGGCACCAAGCACTACATCTCCAACGCTCCCATCGCGGGGCTGCTCACCGTCATCGCGGTGACGGACCCGGCGCGGGGCACGCGCGGCATGAGCGCTTTTCTGATTGAGCCGCAGAGCACGCCCGGCGTGACCATCGGCAAGATCGACGAGAAGATGGGGCAGAAGGGTGCCCTCTCCGCCGAGGTCATCTTCGAGGACGCCGAGGTGCCTGCCGAGAACCTCCTCGGCCCCGAGCACCTGGGCTACCGCGAGGCTCTGGGCATCCTGACGAACGGGCGGGTGGGCATCGCCGCGCGGTCCACGGGCGCCATGCAGCGGCTGCTGGACCTCTCGGTGGCGCACGCCAAGACCCGCGAGCAGTTCGGGCAGCCCATCGCGGAGTTTCAGGCGGTGCAGTTCATGCTCGCCGAGATGGAGGTCGCCATTCAGACCAGCCGCCTGCTGTGGCAGAAGGTCGCCTGGATGGTGGACGCGGGGCAGGACGTGCGCCGGATGGCGTCCGTCGCCAAGCTGCACGCGACCGAAATGCTCTCGCAGGTGGCGGACAAGGCCGTGCAGGTCGCCGGGGGCATGGGCTACATGAAGGACTCGCCCGTGGAGCGGTACTACCGTGACCAGCGGCTGCTGCGGATTTACGAGGGCACCAGCGAGATTCAGAAGCTGATCATCGCTCGGGACCTGCTGGCCTAGGCCTCCAACCCCATCAGCCACCACCGCACAAACTCCGGCAGCCGCGCCCGCCACGCCTCCTCGTCGTGCCAGTGGCCCTCGCCGATGGTGAGGTGGACCTCGGCCACTTTCGGGCGTAAGCGGGCGGCAAGGTCGCGGGTCAGCTCCACGATCTCGTCGGCTCCCTTCAGGCTGTCACCCTCGTGGTCGCCCATGTCGAGCCACACGCGGGCCTGGGGGTCGGCGCGGCCTTCCAGCCAGCGCAGGAAGGCGAAGTCGGCGGGCCAGATCGCGGGGCTGAACACGCCGAGGGTGCCGTAGGTGCCGGGGTCGCGCAGCCCCGCGTAGGCGGTGATCAGGCCGCCGAAGGAGGACCCGGCGAGCGCCGTACGACTCGCAGGGGTGTCCCCAAACCGCCCGCGCAGATGCGGCAGCAACGTCTCCCGCAGCCAGTCGGCGTACTCGTCCGCACCGGACTCGAACCCGTTCAGCTCGAAGGCGAAGGGCACGTAGCGGCGGCTCCGGTCCTCGTTCACGGGGAGGGCGGCGATGCGGCAGGGGAAGCCCGCGTCGGCCAGCGCCTGAGCGGCCCCCGCCGCGTCCCAGCTCTCGCCCGCAAAAGAGGGTCCCTCGTCGAACACGTTCTGGCCGTCGTGCAGGATCAGCAGCGGCAGGTCGCCCTTTGCGTCCTGAGGCCACCACAACCGCACGGGTTGCTCGCCCCAGGGGGACGCGAGCGCGACCGTCTCGCGCGGGGGGGCGCTGCGGGCGGGGCGGTCCCGGCCCCCCTGCCCGTCCTGCCAACCCGCCACCGGGAGGTCGAGGGTGGTGTCCCCATGCACCACGAGCCGGTGGGCCGGGGCGCGGCCTCCCCAGGCGTCCCCCTCCTCGGTGACGGTGCCGTCCGGAGACAGCGCCCGCACCTTCACGTTCAGCAGCGTCCCCTGGGGCAGCTCGGCGGCGAGCGTCCCGTCCGGGGCAAAGGTCCAACCTTCCGCCTCATCGCTCCAGCCCCGGTGCGTGCCAGTCAGAAAGCAGACGGCCCCCGGCATGGGGGGTGGGGTGTGCAGCCGGAACAGGACGCGGGGCATGACCCCCAGTATGCCCACACTTCCCATGAAGGCCGCTTCAGCTCTCCGTGAGGCCGCTGTCAGGCGTGCGAGCGTAGGATTTCAGCGTGGTAGACGGGCTCCGACTCCTCTCTGCCCCGACGGTCCAGGGCTTGCCCCCTCCCCGGAAAGTTGATATAGTTGCACTCAAGTTTCCTGGCAACACCCTCGCCAGAGACCCCTTCTCCAGAGTCATCTCGGGCGTTACAAAGGAGCCTTCATGCCCACTGCCAATCAACCCACCCCGCTGCCCGCCAACGTGCCTGTGTGCCCGGTGCGCGGCAGCGTCATCTACCCGACGATGGTGCAGCACATCGACGCCAGCCGTGCCCTCTCGATCAATGCCATTGAGGCGGCGATGGCGGGCGACAAGGTCATCCTGATCGTGTCGCAGCGCGACAAGGACGTGGACGACCCGCAGGGCACCGACCTGTACGACGTGGGCACCGCCTGCAACGTGCTGCGCGTGCGCAAGAACCCCGACGGCACCGTGCAGATGCTGGTCGCCGCCGTGTCGCGTGCCCGCGTGACCGCGTACCAGCGCGGCGACTACCTCACCGCCGACGTCGAAGAGCTGCCCACCGAGACGGGCGACCCCGTCGAGCTTCAGGCGCTGGCCCGCGAGCTGCGCGAGAAGTTCGAGACGGTGGCCCAGGGAGGCCGCATCGGGGCCGAGAGTGTCCAGACCATTCAGGGCAAGGACGACCCCGGCGAGATGGCCGACCACATCGCCTTCAACCTCGACTTCAAGCTGGAAGACAAGCAGGCGGTGCTGGAAGCCGCCCGCCTGACCGACCGCGTGCGCCGGGTGCTCACGCTGCTCGACACCGAGCAGGAGGTGCAGGCGGTGCAGGCCCGCATCCGCGCCCAGGTCAAGGAAGAGATCGACAAGAACCAGCGCGAGTACTACCTGCGCGAGCAGATGAAGGTCATCCAGAAGGAGTTGCAGGGCGGCGACGACGGCGAAGAAGGCGACGAGGCCGAAGCCTTCCGCGCCAAGATTGACGCGCTGGGCCTGTCGCC
This region of Deinococcus sp. HSC-46F16 genomic DNA includes:
- the ppk1 gene encoding polyphosphate kinase 1 — its product is MSASRPVPADPAPPRARRRPARRETEEAGRTFSTVANPESAFLNRELSWLAFNARVLAEARDERNPPLERLRYAAICGSNLDEFFMVRVAGVHRQIAAGVQTPGPDGLLPRQTLDLVRERTHDMLRQIEQAARRTLDDLAREGVRFSRIADLGKRARATLRGRYLAEIQPVLTPLVVDPSHPFPYLSNLSLNLAVLLDAGEGEDPDFARVKVPVGVLPRVVAVEGRLVLLEDVIAAHLGELFKGRTVLAAHPFRVTRNTDYEFEEEEAEDLLATIEDGLRRRRFGSAVRLEVGQGMPAPLITFLQERLRLAPEDIFRLEGPLGTADLMGLPVDRPDLAFPPHVPAVPDLGDEEEGEVFEALGRGDVLLHHPYDGFEGVLAFLEEAAADPQVLAIKQTLYRTGDDPRLLGALRKAAENGKQVVALIELKARFDEQRNISWARKLERAGAHVVYGVAGLKTHGKVTLVVRREEGGLRRYVHIGTGNYNPKTARLYTDLSLLTAHAGLGADVSELFNHLTGYAEATYAHLLVAPDTARSGLVALIDREIAHAGAGHDAWVRVKVNSLTDPGMIEALYRASAAGVRVELIVRGVCCLRPGVPGLSENIRVRSLLGRFLEHARIFAFAGAGNPEVYFGSADWMSRNLDRRVEVIAPVLDPAHRDQFLRILATEWADRRGSWELNVEGAYEKLPGDFSAQRTFAEARHSG
- the fabF gene encoding beta-ketoacyl-ACP synthase II, which gives rise to MSVTGLRRVAVTGLGPVTPIGTGAQAFAEAQRAGKSGIGPITHFDPADVASKIAGEVKDDLSAFVDPREARKLDRYVQLALAAAELAVRDSGLSEEELRGERTGAVIGSGIGGVKTFEEQANVLRTRGPGRISPMFIPMMIANMATGHVAMRYGATGPSSTVVTACATGTGSVGDAARYIQLGLADVMLAGGTEAAVTPIAVGGFSNMKALSTRNDAPQEASRPFSASRDGFVLGEGAGVVVLEDYEKAKARGATIYAEIVGYGTSADAHHITLPAPEGRGAQVAMRMALATAGVNPEQVGYINAHGTSTHFNDLHETQGIKHVFGAHSHELAVSSTKSMTGHLLGAAGAVEAIAVAQALYDGILPPTLNLTDPDPLLDLDYIPEGAREQKVEYALSNSFAFGGQNAALLFKRA
- the acpP gene encoding acyl carrier protein, with the translated sequence MATFEDVKDVIVEKLGVDADKVTPEARFVEDLGADSLETVELIMGLEDRFGISISDEDAEKIRTVQAAVDYIGSQQ
- the fabG gene encoding 3-oxoacyl-[acyl-carrier-protein] reductase, producing MTQSELQAHKIALVTGSSRGLGRAMALSLARAGFGVAVHYGRNQAEAERVADEIRGLGVPAQVFGADLSTPAHAGALVEDVIGAMGRLDVLVNNAGITRDTLAIRMKDEDWQAVLDTNLGSAFAASRAAIKHMMRARAGRIINIASVVGLMGNPGQANYVASKAGLIGLTKALAKEYGGRGITVNAVAPGFIESDMTAQLPEDVQKTYLGGIPLGRFGQPEEVAALVAFLASDAAGYVTGQVIGVDGGLYPH
- the fabD gene encoding ACP S-malonyltransferase, yielding MKIAALFPGQGSHAVGMGADLAAAFPEAGAVYAEAEATLPGLRGLIETGPLENLTLTANQQPALVAASVAAFRVWQAQTGLTPAFAAGHSLGEYSALVAARTLGLADALRLTRQRGELMQAAVPVGAGAMSAVMGDPEVVREVCAAMPGIVQPANYNAPTQTVISGEKAAVDAAAAELKTRGLKAIPLKVSAPFHCDLMAPAREGLTPGLHATAFGPLAFPVYANVTAGANTDPAALPDLLARQITGSVRWVETIRALADAGTEVFVEFGPGTVLTGLVKRILPDARTLNVGTAEQVRGFQLPALSPQL
- a CDS encoding beta-ketoacyl-ACP synthase III, with the translated sequence MTTNSGANPHRPSLGITALGAYAPAQVVSNADFEARLDTNAEWIESRTGIRERRFAAEDEFTSDVGVAAVRDLLSRDPDALREVDAVICATVSPDALMPSTAALIAMQVGLTGAAAFDLSTACSGFVYGLSVAQGLILAGTARRVLVVGAEALSKIVDQDDRNTAILFGDGAGAAVVGPVPVGYGFQQFVLGADGAGGSSLYLRCAAPRLPGGFEMAPGVGMNGREVFKFAVRVLGDSGNEVLAKTGLKSSDVDWVIPHQANIRIIEAANERFGVPMSRTVVNVDRYGNTSSATVPLALREALDDGRIQDGQQLLLVAFGGGLSWAAGTMRWWAGAPSLQARAAAPAEVSA
- the tig gene encoding trigger factor, producing MAELISKEGNKVQFQVAVPAAEVNRAYEQVWAGLARDVRVPGFRPGKAPRKVLEGRVGKGYVEQEVRDRLLQAHYPQAARELKLNLVDAQIDPGALQSGQSFTFTVRGETYPDVTLGDWRSAQLTAAAPEITDEVLERTLSDLQERNATFQTVERPIEATDQVTIEELGEGEGGSYPVYLDVAEPHVRDALIGKNVGDEVEITVPAHQHGDHEHPEHTVRVRVQGVQTKQLQELGDEFAKSLNFESLDRLRTDLKGELERRARQEGDAARREEFIEHLVSGMQAEIPQALLDRRRDAMLEEIKDDLGRQGVKWGEYETFMQEQGKLDEFMADLAKNAESRVRRDLALERLAEDLNVQVSDAEFSQTMTALAQANNLTPQQLQSQLGPNGLNAYYISMVRERGLQQALAGLTAGESAQAESNPEATEGTQTDGEGGTEEGAVQQDGTGAAEDQAEKSE
- a CDS encoding acyl-CoA dehydrogenase family protein; protein product: MNFTLPEDLRDMQAAVRDFMLEVVEPRAREIEDTNRVPPELMRGAAELGLFGLSIPEEYGGVGLGALGRCAVYEAMGQGHMGFGGVISAHASIGTSGLVRLGTEEQKRRFLPRMASGECIAGFAITEPSSGSDAANIRTRAERRGDVYVLNGTKHYISNAPIAGLLTVIAVTDPARGTRGMSAFLIEPQSTPGVTIGKIDEKMGQKGALSAEVIFEDAEVPAENLLGPEHLGYREALGILTNGRVGIAARSTGAMQRLLDLSVAHAKTREQFGQPIAEFQAVQFMLAEMEVAIQTSRLLWQKVAWMVDAGQDVRRMASVAKLHATEMLSQVADKAVQVAGGMGYMKDSPVERYYRDQRLLRIYEGTSEIQKLIIARDLLA